GCTTCTCTAGAATCTCGACGCTGGATGGGGCGCATCAATTCGTCGTATTGGTAAGCGTATCCGATAGATGCACTGCCATCCTCGGAATTTTCATAATCAATGGAGGTGATGAGGTTGAGTGTAGGATCGTAGGTATTCTTGCGAACCATGCCGTTGGGATAGGATAATTGGTTGAGGAAACCACTGGTTTCGTCATACTGCCACATAAAAGGAGTATCTAGACCTTCCAGATTCATCCCAATAATGGCACCTTTGTGGTCATAGTCAAGATGGGAGTGCTGCACGGCGCGGGTCCCCAGCATCAGGCGGTATCCGCAAGAACGACCAAATGCATCGTATTCTTCCTGGAGACAGTTTTCTATGGTTCCAAAGGTAGTATCCTGGATCATCCTGCCATAGGCATCGTAAGAGAATTCTCTGGTGCCCGAAGCATCAGAAACAGATATTGCCTGACCAAGGTGATTGTAGGAATAGATCCAAGGCTGGGTATCATCACTGTGGGAGACAGAGACAAGCTCCCCGGTGGCCGGAGCGTACTGATAAGTTGTTACAATGCCCCTGGCCTTGGTGAGTGTTTCCAGGCGGTTGAGTCTGTCGTAGGTTTTGGAAATACAGGAGCCGTCGGCATAGGTTTTCTTGAGTTCCAGTCCCGTAGCCGTGTCGTAGAGCCAGGTAGTGGTATCTCCATCGGTACGGTTGGAAGGATCGGTAATGATGTCTCCTTCATCCACCCTAAAAGTGGTCAGGGCAATCATATGGTCATTGTCGTCATAGACAAAGCAAGCCGGCTGAATGGCGGTACCGTATTCGGCCGTCTTTCTGCCCCGGATATCGTAGGAATAACAGGTGGTATCTCCCAAAGCGTTGGTAATGCAAGCAGGGGTGTCGCAAGAGGAAGGATAGGTGGTGGTAGTGATATTGCCCTGTGCGTCTGTTGTTCTGATGGTGCGGCCGACCAGGTCGGTTTCGATGGTAGTGATATTGCCGCGAGCATCGGTTTGCTTCAGAACTATTCCAGAGGAAGTGAAAGAACGTTGTTGCGAAGAATGGATGCCTGCATAGTTGACCTGACTTATGGTAAACCCGTCGATGATGATGGCTTCGGCTATGATATCGGAAGTAGGAATACTGCTGAACTGGGTGCGTTTAGCGGGAGCAGTGTGTTCTGTCCATCGCGTGCTTTGTTGTCCATAGGCATTAATAAAAAGAATTTTATTTTCTAATATGGAGTTTAACTGCGAAACCATGGTTTCGGTAGTTTGTGTCAAGGGCAGTCCTTGGGAATTATATATAGTAGACGTCTGAACCTGATAAATGCCGTCTTCCCGGGCCTGATAGTACGAGGAGCTTTCCGATATCCTGTTTTTAGCAGGATTATCCGGTTGAAGTTCATCTAGAAGAATGATCTGTTTTACAGTTTGGCCCAATTCATTATACTTCGTTAAGGTGGGAGCCATGTTTTCAATTTGGGTACGCACAAGCTGTCCCTTGTTATTATAAGTGTTTTTGGTGACAATAAATCCTCCCAGAGTATTGGGGTGTTCCTGCCACACGGTTTCTCCAAAACCGTTGGAAAGAGAACGTGAGAGGATGATTCCCTTGGAAAGAGTGGTGGTGAGTATGCCTTCTTCTTTCAACTCAAGTTGAGTTTCGATTTCCCGCTGACCGGTTCCGCCCTGTAAAATAGTGGTGCCATCATAATAAGTCTGGGTAATCAAGGTGGACCCTGAAGGGGTGATGACGGTTTTAGTGAGATGATTGTCACTATATGCGGTCTTGGTTACTCGGCCAAGTGTATCTGTTGAAGAGACAATTCTTCCTAAATCGTCGTACTCTGTGCTTTCAGTTGTTGTCAGAGCACCGATGTCACGCCGTATGGAAAGAATGCGTCCATCTGCATCCCTTATATAGGAAATGATTATTTCGGGTGTGGTTTCCGTTGCCGAGCGGATGGTTTCCACGAGTTGCTTGGCCGTGTTGTAGCCATAGGTGGTCACTACTCCATCCTCGTCGATCTCCTTCAAGGGACCGCAGCACATCCATTCCGTCGTGCTGAAGCGGCCGTTGCCCTTCGTCGTCTTGACACGTCTCTGCTCGTCGTCATATTCATAATCCTCCGAGGTAATCAGCGACCAGCCTTCCCCGGTGTGAACATACTGTTCACTTCTGGAAATCGTGCCGTTTTCAGCGATGTATTGTACGGTTTTGGTGCTTTGACCGGGAACAATGCTTCCATTGGCTTGAACAGTTTCCGTCACCTTGTGGATGGCTCTATATTCCGCGGTTGTTTCATAAGTGTAGAGCGTCTGTATGCCTTCAATGTCTTGGCTCATCTTCTGTCTGCCCCTGGCATAGGGATACTGTGCTGCGTCTCCATAGGTTTCAGAGACGCTTGTGTGAACCTGGTCCGAACCCAAGGCCGTTTCTGTTATCGTCGTTCGGTTCACCTGAGAAGTGTCTTCATAGGTGTAGGTCTTTGTCTTCAGGACGGTTTCCGTTCCGTCCTGGGCAATGATAATTTCCTTTTCCGTTGCTGGCCTGAAATCATTGAAGCGTAGATCGGCGTACGTGGTACGCATCCCTTTCTCTCCTCCTCCAGCCCACGGCGTAGCTTGCAAAACTACCCGGCCCTGGCCGTCGTACTCGTAGCGCGTGTAGCCTCCGTTGGGCTGGATTTCCAAAGACACGCGGAACTGGTCGTTGTACGTGTAGAGGGTGGTCTGTTCACTGGAAGTATTGTATCCTTCCGTGCTGCTGATGGTCAGCCAGCCGCCGTCGGTATACTTCTTCACCGTGCGCGTACTGCGGGAAGGCTGGGAATCATTGATGCCCCTGATAGTTTCAATCCGCTCCCACTTGGAGCCGGGCAGGGCGTTGCGTTCAATCGTGCGCACGATACGCTCATCCCCCTCTCCCTTGATGATGCTCACCTTGTTGCCTTCTTCCCGCCGTTCGATGAAGTGCGGTTCCTGCCCGACCCGTTGATTGGTGATGTAAGTCACTTTTACGCCATCCTCCATGGAAGTTCTATAAACGGCCGTCTTGTAGGGCTCTCCGGTAACCACAAATTCCCCATCATGGGAGGCAGAAACATTCCCGGGAGCGTACCACTCCAGGGCAAGGCTGTTGTTTCCGGGAATGCTTCGCATCAGCCCCTGGGCCCGGGAATAGACGCTGCTGAGAGAGCCGTCCGGGTTGTAGGCCACTTGAACCTTGCGGGCATACTCCTCGGCGGTCATAACGTGGCCCGAGGAGCTGGTGACGGAGACAACCTCTCCGGTGGCTGCTGAGAAGCGCAGGCTCATGCCGGAAGGAAGCACCATGTCCATGTAGGCGGGAGTGTCCTGGATATTGGGAGTGAGGTTTTCATTGAGCAGACGTACACGATAGTCCAGTTTCCTGGAGCTGCCGACGGGAGAAGCCTCGGAACTTCCCATTTCTGCCTTGAAATAGATATGGCTTCCGGAGGGACGCTTGACGGTGACGCACCGTTCATCTTCAGAGAAGGAAGCGCTCCATGCCATGGGGTGGTTGTAGCGCATGGAGGGGCCGCTGCTGGAATTGAGGGTAAGGGGAGTGGAAGAGTGTGCCATGCGCACGAACCTGGTCGGAGAGGGAGGCGGAGGAGTTCCTGCAAAAGGGGGATTGATACATGCATCGCCTTGACAATCCTGTTCATTGTCGGGATCGCCCGGAGTAGGTAATTGTTGGACACAGTTTTCGTCGCCCTCTTCATCGCACTTATCACAGGGACACGGGCATGGTTCCTCTTCGGTGGGCGGTTCGCTGGAGGAAGAAGACAGGGAACTGGAACTGGAACTGGAACTGGAACTGGAGCTAGAGCTGGAACTGGAGCTGGAGCTGGAGCTGGAGCTGGAGCTGGAGCTGGAGCTGGAACTGGAACTGGAACTGGAGCTGGAGCTGGAGCTGGAGCTGGAACTGGAACTGGAACTGGAACTGGAGCTGGAACTGGAGCTGGAACTGGAGCTGGAGCTGGAGCTGGAGCTGGAGCTGGAACTGGAGCTGGAACTGGAGCTGGAACTGGAGCTGGAACTGGAGCTGGAGCTGCTTGACTTGGGATCAAACTCAAAATCAAACCCTCCTCCTTCCGAAGAACTGCTTGAAGTACCCTCATCCTCTTCATCCCGATAAAGATTGACCAGGGTGATAACTTCCTCCCCTTCCTTGTCCGGAGGAGTTGCATTGGGGTCGAGGTAGGAATTGATGTCGGGCGCCTCCGCCTTGTCGGAAAGAACGGCAATGCAGAACTCCTGTCCGGAGCCCAGGGCGGGGTGGTATTCATGGACGATTTGGCACCAGTAATACCCCTGTTCGAGCACGACGCTCTCCGGCTTCACGGAAAGGTCCTTTGCTTCGCTGGTCAGTTCCACATTCTTGAAGGGAATGGACAGGGAGATGGAGGAATCGGCGTCCAGGGAGAGGAAATAGGTACCGCGTTTCATGATCTTGAGGTACCCGGTCCATTCATGGCGAGTGTCATCGGAAGCGGAGCGAGGGGAGATGAGAACGGGAGCGGTGATGCCGTTGACGTAGAAGTCGGCCTGCGGGAGGCCATTGGCGAACATGGGAACAAAGGGATAGCGGGGTTCCAGGGTGTTGTCGGTATTGTTCATTGTCTTGTAACTTAGGTTTTTGAATGATTTGTAAAATGTAAAAATCAGGATCAGAGTTAGTTGTTTTATTCAACGGTACAAGAGAGAAAAGGGAGAAAATGTTACAGGCAACTTACCTTGAACGATTGTGGCAATAATTTGTGCCACAAGGGTTTCCACGCCTTATACGTTTACGTGTGAACACCCCCGTTTTTAAGAGAAGAAAGGATATAGAGGGAGCGGGCTTTTTGGCCAGCAGTCAGGGCAGTTTTTGAGCAATGTGCCCAAGTGAAGAACTCATTAATTAAGATCGCAAAAGAACAGTCGCATTGATTAATCACCTTCCCAGAACCACGGTTCTTCTAGCTGACTGGAAATATGATCCGTCTGATTCAGGAAAATCCACTTCCCCAAGAAATCACTCCCTGTATCCCATCCATGAAATGCCGCAATTCATCTGTTCTTATGATAAGGCTCTTTACAAGCACCGCTTCAAATCAGAAAATATATTAAAATAAAAAAGATATGGCCTTAGTACTGCCATGCGCTACATGAATGTCCCACATCTTTTCACGACCATTTAAGCTATCATTAATCAATGATCCCTCAGCTTAATAGTCAGATTTTTTCCAGAGCAAAAGGAAAGTTTTCCCGCAGGGAGCATTTTAAAAAGAATTCCTCAAACCAAATCCTTTTCAGATCAGATTCTACTCTCAGGCGCCCTTGGGCCCAATCTTTTTCCGGATTACGATTTCCAGTATAAAGCAGCCGGCCACAAACAGCACGATCAGCGGAATGAGGTAAGGCTGGCTGAAAAACATCTGGTAGAAGAATGCCGCCAGAATGCTCAACATCAGGACAAATCCGGCAATGATCAGCAGGGCGTTTCCGTGCGTCTCTTTCCGTAGCCGCCAGTGGGCTACGAATACGGCCAGATAACTGATCAGGAAACAGGCCCCCGCAAGGTTGGCGATGGCGACAAGATTAAACGCGTTGGTCAGCACCAGAATACCCAGCAGCAGATAGAAGAAGCCCTGCGTTCCCCTCCCCCAGAAAGGCTGTTTGAACATGGCGTTCAACTGCCCGTTGCGGGCCAGTCCCCGGGAAATGTCTAGCATGCTGAACATTGTGGCGTTGATTGCGGATGCCGTCGCAATCAGGGCCGCCACGGATACGGCCACGAATCCCCACACGCCCAAAACAGGAAAGGCCGCCTGCGCCACGGCGGTTTCCGCATGCTTGTCCAGGGAGGACGCGGAGACATTGGTCAGCACCACGTATGACAGCACCAGATACAAAACCATCACAACGCCGATCGCCAGAAAGATGGCGCGGGGAAGCGTCCTGGCGGGATTTTGAAGATTGCCGGCCGTGTTGGCCATCATGCCGTATCCGGCAAAAGCAAAGAAGGTGAGGCCCACGCTTCCCAGCAGTCCGTCCAGGCCCTTGACGGGAATAACGTCCGCCCCAACGGGCACGGAAGAACCGAAGCTGGCGAGCATCAGGATGGTCAGAATCAGCAGTTTGAAGGCTACCAGCACCACTTCCGATTTGCCGACGGCCTTGACGCCTCCCATGTTCAGCGCCCCAAGCAGCAGAATGGCAATACTGGAAAAAAGACCCGTAGTAAACACCGTGACGGATTCATCCGGCAGGAACAGGCGGGAAGCGTACGCCCCGAAGGATTTGGCCACTAGGGCCACCGTGATGACCAGCGTGCCTAGATAAATCAGTGTGAGGGCCCCAGCCAGCGTTTTGTGGGAGAATCCCTTGTTGAAATAATCCATGATGCCGCCGGAACCGGGATAACGGGACCCGAGGCGTGCATAGGTATATCCGGAAAGCAGGGCGGCCACTCCGCCAATCAGGAAGGACCAGTACACGTTTTTGCCCGCCATGAGGGTCGCCTGACCCATCAGGGCGAATATGCCCGCTCCCACCATGGAGCCTATCCCCAATGCAATGACGTTCCACAGGGACAAATAAACTTTGGGAGCCGCTCCTTGCATAAAGGAATTAGAGGCTGCCAGCCGCCGGAACGTTGATCTTTGCACGCGGCATGACACGTCTCCCGCCCATCCGAGGGCCTCTGTCATCATGACTATTCCGGCACGGCTTTCCCCTTGAACCTGCGGGATGCGGCATGTAGGGTACGGCCATATGATCAAGACTGCCATTTTCGATTTTGACGGCACCCTTGCAGACACGATCCCCTTGTGCCTGGAAGCTTTCCGCCGGGCGGTAAATGATCTGGACGGAAGAGTCCTGACAGATAGGGAAATAGAACGGAATTTCGGTCCGGACGATTTAGGCGTCATCCGGAAGCTGTTTCCCGGCAAACCGGAATGGCACGAACACGGGCGCGAATTGTTTATCCATTATTATCAGGAATTGCATGCGGAAATGGCTCCCGCTCCGTTTCCCGGCACGGTCGAATTGCTCCACAGTCTCCGCAACAGCGGCATTCGTCTGGCGATGGTTACGGGCAAACGCAGGGAAAGTGCGGATATTTCCCTCAAGTTTTTTCATCTGGACGGTTTTTTCCCCGTGCTGGAAACGGGTTCTCCGGAAGGCGGCGTAAAAACGGACCGCATCAACCGGGCTCTGAAACGCCTGGGAGCTTCCGCACGGGAAGCGGTTTACATTGGAGACTCCCCGTCGGACGTGGACGCATGCCGTGCCGTACCCGTCCGCATCATTGCCGCGGGATGGGCTCCCGGAGCCGACGTCAAGGGACTGGAAGAACGCCGCCCCGACTGGCTGCTGACGCGGTTTGAAGACCTGGAACCCTTTTTCCGAAAGCACGCCGCGGATGCAAATCATCAAAATGCAGCCCTTTGATATTGCAATCCCCGGCAAATTCGACCAACATTATCCGGCTCATTTCACCCCAATCCATTGATGACTCCTCAGAAAGAACCCGGAAAAGAAGGCTTGAAAATCCTGCTTATGCTGGCAAGCGCCATCATTATCACGGCCGGCCTTCAGGCAGGCAAGCAGGTGCTGCTCCCCATCGTCCTGTCCGGGTTTCTGGCGATCGTCAGTTACCCGATCACCACATTTTTCAAAAACAAGCTCCGTTTTCCGCACTGGCTGGCAGTCCTGTTTACGGTCATCATGGACTTCGGCGTCCTGGTCGGCCTCGGTTATCTGGCCCAGTATCTGGGACAGGACCTGGCCAAGACCATCAATGCCAAATATTATCCCCTGCTGTTTGAAAAAGTCCACGAATTCCGCGCGTTCCTGATTGAAAGGGACTGGAACAATCTGGCAGACCAGATGCTACAGGAAATTCCCGACCTCCTCAACAGCCAGCGCATTGTGGCTCTTTCCACCGGGGTCATGGGGCAACTGGCCTCCATGCTCACCTTCACCACCTTAATCCTGATTCTGATGACCTTTTTCCTGGGGGAAGCCCCCAGATTCCGGGCAAACATCAACAAGCTGGGAAGCAACAGCGACACGGGTATCCGCAAATTCTCCAAAGCGCTTGAAGGTGTCCAGAAATACCTGGTCATCAAGACATTCATCAGCGCCCTCACCGGTCTGCTGGCTTTCCTGCTCTGCTATTACATGGGGGTGGACTTCCCCCTGCTCTGGGGCATCGTGGCTTTCGCGCTCAACTTCATTCCCACGTTCGGCTCCATCATCGCCGCCATTCCCCCCACGCTGCTGGCCCTGCTGCTCATCAGCCCCACGGCGGGCATCATCGTGGCGGGAGGATACCTGCTCATCAATACGGCCCTGGGCAACTGCCTGGAGCCCATGCTGCTGGGACGCCAGTTCGGGATCGTCACCAGCATGGTCCTTCTCTCCGTCATCTTCTGGGGCTGGGTATGGGGGCCTATCGGCATGCTTCTGGCCGTCCCCATCACCATGCTGGTGAAGCTGGGCCTGGAAAGCTCCAAGGATCTGGCGTGGATCGCCCAGCTCGTTGACAATCCTCCCGTATCCAGATTCCCGCTCCCTCCTCGTCATTCCGGGAAAACAAACGAAAACATCAACAAGGAATAAACCCATGCACTCATTCGCTTACAAAAACGGCTTGCTGTACTGTGAAAACGTCAACCTCCAAGAACTGGCGGACAAGGAGGGGACTCCCCTGTACGTTTACAGCAAACATACCATTCTGAGCCACTTCCACCGCCTGAGGGAATCCCTGGAACCGCTGAATGCGGAAGTAGCGTACGCGGTGAAGGCGTGCTCCAACATTGCCATCCTGAACCTCATGGCCCGCAATGGAGCGGGATTTGACATCGTGTCCGGAGGGGAACTCTTCCGCGTTATCAAGGCCGGAGGAGACCCGGCCAAATGCACGTACGCCGGCGTAGGAAAGACGGAAAAGGAAATCCGCTATGCCCTGGAGCAGGGCATTTACTGCTTCAACGTGGAATCCGAGGCGGAAATGCGAGCGATCAACGATATTGCCGCCTCCATGAACCTCACGGCCCCGGTAGCCGTCCGCGTCAACCCCAACGTGGAGGCGGGCACGCACAAGTATATCACCACCGGCAAGTCGGAGAACAAATTCGGGGTGGATTTCGAACAGATCGAATCCCTGTATGAAATGGCCGCCCGCGCATTGCCGCACGTCCATCTGAAGGGGCTGCAAATGCACATCGGCTCCCAGCTCACCCAGGCAAAGCCCTTCATGGAGGCCGTCAGGAAAGTGGCGCCCCTGGCCGCACGGCTGAAGGAAAAGCACGGCATTGAATTCTTCTCCATCGGCGGCGGTATAGGCATTGTTTACCAGAACTCCCTGGAATCAGGCGTTCAGGAATGGTGGAACGAGGATTGCGCCCAGCTTACGCTGAGCACATACGCCCAGGCCGTCGTTCCCGTCCTTCAGCCTCTGGGACTGCATATCATTGTGGAGCCGGGACGTCTGATCGTCGGCAACGCCGGAGCCCTCATCACGCGCTGCCTGTATGAAAAATCAGGCAAGGCAAAGACTTTCAAGATAGTGGACGCGGGAATGAACGACCTCATCCGCCCGGCCCTCTATCAGGGATACCATGAAATCATTCCGGTCAGGGAACATCTCTCGGAATCCTGCATCACCGCGGATGTCGTGGGGCCCATCTGCGAATCCGGGGACTTCCTGGCCCAGGACAGGAAAATGACGGACGTACGGCAGGGAGAATTGCTGGCCGTTCTTTCCGCCGGAGCCTATGGCTTTTCCATGTCTTCCAACTACAACTCCCGTCCGATGGCGGAAGAAGTGCTGGTGGACGGGGGCCAATGGAGCGTCATCCGCCGCCGCCAGACCTGGGAAGACCTCATTGCCGGGGAAACCATTCCGGAATAATTCCGTTTGCGGAACCGGGAGTAGGCAATTCCCTTTCTTCACACACGTCACCATATCATCCAACACCATATCACAAGCCAATACACATGAAAAAAACCTTCTTCCTGTTCCTCTGTCTGGCCTTTGCGGGTTCCTCTTCCGCGCAGCGGGTGGACCAGCAGGTCATGGGAGAATCCCCTCGTGAAGTCTACCAGATAGACAAGGGATGGAAATTCTACCGCGGCCATCTAGACCAACCCAAGCCCAAAGGCCACCACTGGGTTTATAAAAGCGTCAAGGCCGGCGCAGGGCGCGGCCCGGCAGCCTTCCAGTATGACGACGGAGGCTGGCGCACCGTGGACCTTCCTCATGACTACGTGGTGGAAGGAACGTTCACCCAGAACCCGGAACTGGTCTCCCACGGCTTCCTGGACAGGCCAGAAGGCTGGTACCGCCGCAAATTCCGCCTTCCTGCGGAAGCCAGGGGCAAAACGATCTGGCTGTATTTTGACGGCGTCTTCGGACAATCCCAGGTATGGGTCAATGGCCAGGAACTCCGTAAAAGCGACAACGGCTACATCGGCTTCCGCGTGGATATCTCCGACGTGGCCCACTATGGCGACCGCCCCAATGTCATCTCCGTCAAATGCGATCCTGGAGAAGCCCAAGGCTGGTGGTACGAAGGCGGCGGCATTTACCGCCATGTCTGGCTGACCATCGCTGATCCTGTCCATGTGGCGCCCTACGGCGTTTACATTAGTGCGGACAAAAAGAAGGGCGGCAAATGGCAGGCCTCCATTGAAACCGCCATTGAAAATGAAAGCGAGAGCGATGCCCGTGTGAAAGTCGTCAACACAATTCTGGATAAAAAGGGCAAGCCCGTAGCCGTGACCACCAGGGATGTGGACGCCAAAAGCGGAGAGACCACGAAAATCCAGCAATTCCTCGCCATCCCGGAAAACAGGGTGGAGCCCTGGGACCTGAACAGCCCCAATCTGTACGGAATCCGCACGGAACTGTTCGTGGATGGAAAAAAGGTGGACTCCCACGGCGACCACTTCGGCTTCCGCACCCTGGAATTCAACCCGCAAAAGGGATTCTTCCTGAACGGAAAACCGGTCAAATTCAAGGGCGTGTGCATGCACCAGGACCATGCTGGCGTAGGAGTGGCGCTGCCGGACGCCATCCACAGCTTCCGCATTACCCGCCTCAAACAGTTCGGCGTCAATGCCTACCGCTGCTCTCACAACCCACCCGCACCGGAAATTCTGGACGCCTGCGACCGCCAGGGCATGCTGGTTCTGAATGAAAACCGCTTCTTCAACAGCGGAGAGGACTACCTGCGCCAACTGGATGAACAAGTGCGCCGCGACCGCAACCACCCCTCCGTTATGATGTGGTCCACCTTCAATGAAGAAGACTGGCAGGGCGACGAGCGCGGCGTCAAGCTGGTGAAGCGCATGAAACGCATCATCGACGCCGGAGACCACTTCGCTAGGCGT
This genomic stretch from Akkermansia biwaensis harbors:
- a CDS encoding HAD family hydrolase codes for the protein MIKTAIFDFDGTLADTIPLCLEAFRRAVNDLDGRVLTDREIERNFGPDDLGVIRKLFPGKPEWHEHGRELFIHYYQELHAEMAPAPFPGTVELLHSLRNSGIRLAMVTGKRRESADISLKFFHLDGFFPVLETGSPEGGVKTDRINRALKRLGASAREAVYIGDSPSDVDACRAVPVRIIAAGWAPGADVKGLEERRPDWLLTRFEDLEPFFRKHAADANHQNAAL
- a CDS encoding RHS repeat-associated core domain-containing protein, with the translated sequence MRYNHPMAWSASFSEDERCVTVKRPSGSHIYFKAEMGSSEASPVGSSRKLDYRVRLLNENLTPNIQDTPAYMDMVLPSGMSLRFSAATGEVVSVTSSSGHVMTAEEYARKVQVAYNPDGSLSSVYSRAQGLMRSIPGNNSLALEWYAPGNVSASHDGEFVVTGEPYKTAVYRTSMEDGVKVTYITNQRVGQEPHFIERREEGNKVSIIKGEGDERIVRTIERNALPGSKWERIETIRGINDSQPSRSTRTVKKYTDGGWLTISSTEGYNTSSEQTTLYTYNDQFRVSLEIQPNGGYTRYEYDGQGRVVLQATPWAGGGEKGMRTTYADLRFNDFRPATEKEIIIAQDGTETVLKTKTYTYEDTSQVNRTTITETALGSDQVHTSVSETYGDAAQYPYARGRQKMSQDIEGIQTLYTYETTAEYRAIHKVTETVQANGSIVPGQSTKTVQYIAENGTISRSEQYVHTGEGWSLITSEDYEYDDEQRRVKTTKGNGRFSTTEWMCCGPLKEIDEDGVVTTYGYNTAKQLVETIRSATETTPEIIISYIRDADGRILSIRRDIGALTTTESTEYDDLGRIVSSTDTLGRVTKTAYSDNHLTKTVITPSGSTLITQTYYDGTTILQGGTGQREIETQLELKEEGILTTTLSKGIILSRSLSNGFGETVWQEHPNTLGGFIVTKNTYNNKGQLVRTQIENMAPTLTKYNELGQTVKQIILLDELQPDNPAKNRISESSSYYQAREDGIYQVQTSTIYNSQGLPLTQTTETMVSQLNSILENKILFINAYGQQSTRWTEHTAPAKRTQFSSIPTSDIIAEAIIIDGFTISQVNYAGIHSSQQRSFTSSGIVLKQTDARGNITTIETDLVGRTIRTTDAQGNITTTTYPSSCDTPACITNALGDTTCYSYDIRGRKTAEYGTAIQPACFVYDDNDHMIALTTFRVDEGDIITDPSNRTDGDTTTWLYDTATGLELKKTYADGSCISKTYDRLNRLETLTKARGIVTTYQYAPATGELVSVSHSDDTQPWIYSYNHLGQAISVSDASGTREFSYDAYGRMIQDTTFGTIENCLQEEYDAFGRSCGYRLMLGTRAVQHSHLDYDHKGAIIGMNLEGLDTPFMWQYDETSGFLNQLSYPNGMVRKNTYDPTLNLITSIDYENSEDGSASIGYAYQYDELMRPIQRRDSREAITSTATRNFTYNNRSELVKDQFQAGGSFSYQYDNIGNRKTAYELEKELSYEANDLNQYTNISTEKTLFIPDYDTDGNQTRIKTSTGIWNICYDANDRPVTFISEDERIVVTCNYDCQGRRFEKKIVINGTTSGHIYYLYHGYLQIAELDLMYPIPALLKSYLWDPTEPTATRILMMTYWKTNTMEIEEHLYYMHDVLKNVAFVFDREQKQRAYYEYAPFGGLFTALGDMAQANKFRFSCEHMDDELGLIYYNYRHLNPQDGRWINRDPLQESAGWNLYRTVKNLPTKSYDRLGCIGIFGALGGALIDYGFQVATNYIKGKEEPWTDIDWGSVTTSAALGAVGVPGALKTGTKIYKNIQGGLKMRKRIKAGQKIRMCDGKPKTPHGRKLHKRQQNKNEVYQMYKNGAQDNALLLVSIILLKRIGSEIYEETKKEIEQQNKGCCQDIIVIITIISVLRIEDFEEHNPYDPYDPYDPYNPIQPIGPSTPGPDILETNPNYIPPIRPFYPLR
- a CDS encoding APC family permease; this encodes MQGAAPKVYLSLWNVIALGIGSMVGAGIFALMGQATLMAGKNVYWSFLIGGVAALLSGYTYARLGSRYPGSGGIMDYFNKGFSHKTLAGALTLIYLGTLVITVALVAKSFGAYASRLFLPDESVTVFTTGLFSSIAILLLGALNMGGVKAVGKSEVVLVAFKLLILTILMLASFGSSVPVGADVIPVKGLDGLLGSVGLTFFAFAGYGMMANTAGNLQNPARTLPRAIFLAIGVVMVLYLVLSYVVLTNVSASSLDKHAETAVAQAAFPVLGVWGFVAVSVAALIATASAINATMFSMLDISRGLARNGQLNAMFKQPFWGRGTQGFFYLLLGILVLTNAFNLVAIANLAGACFLISYLAVFVAHWRLRKETHGNALLIIAGFVLMLSILAAFFYQMFFSQPYLIPLIVLFVAGCFILEIVIRKKIGPKGA
- the lysA gene encoding diaminopimelate decarboxylase: MHSFAYKNGLLYCENVNLQELADKEGTPLYVYSKHTILSHFHRLRESLEPLNAEVAYAVKACSNIAILNLMARNGAGFDIVSGGELFRVIKAGGDPAKCTYAGVGKTEKEIRYALEQGIYCFNVESEAEMRAINDIAASMNLTAPVAVRVNPNVEAGTHKYITTGKSENKFGVDFEQIESLYEMAARALPHVHLKGLQMHIGSQLTQAKPFMEAVRKVAPLAARLKEKHGIEFFSIGGGIGIVYQNSLESGVQEWWNEDCAQLTLSTYAQAVVPVLQPLGLHIIVEPGRLIVGNAGALITRCLYEKSGKAKTFKIVDAGMNDLIRPALYQGYHEIIPVREHLSESCITADVVGPICESGDFLAQDRKMTDVRQGELLAVLSAGAYGFSMSSNYNSRPMAEEVLVDGGQWSVIRRRQTWEDLIAGETIPE
- a CDS encoding AI-2E family transporter — translated: MKILLMLASAIIITAGLQAGKQVLLPIVLSGFLAIVSYPITTFFKNKLRFPHWLAVLFTVIMDFGVLVGLGYLAQYLGQDLAKTINAKYYPLLFEKVHEFRAFLIERDWNNLADQMLQEIPDLLNSQRIVALSTGVMGQLASMLTFTTLILILMTFFLGEAPRFRANINKLGSNSDTGIRKFSKALEGVQKYLVIKTFISALTGLLAFLLCYYMGVDFPLLWGIVAFALNFIPTFGSIIAAIPPTLLALLLISPTAGIIVAGGYLLINTALGNCLEPMLLGRQFGIVTSMVLLSVIFWGWVWGPIGMLLAVPITMLVKLGLESSKDLAWIAQLVDNPPVSRFPLPPRHSGKTNENINKE